The Sorghum bicolor cultivar BTx623 chromosome 6, Sorghum_bicolor_NCBIv3, whole genome shotgun sequence genome contains the following window.
CGCCTACCGCCTCATGTTCGCCACCGCCTTCCTCTGCCCGCTCGCCTTCCTCCTCGAGAGGTAACGTGCTGTTGCCAACAAGTGCATGCGCCGCCAACGTGTGTGCGTGCAGTCAGGAACGAACGTACGCGCGTGATCGTGCCAAATGAACAGTCCTGACCATCATGCTCTCACATTTGCGCTACGATAGATTCTCGTCGACAGTGGTAGAATGTGTGTCCCGCTCGTCTATCAAATTTGTCTGCtatttctcacaacaaatcagcaaacaatACTTTCTCTCGTGACTTCTAAGCCGAGCGAATAGAGCGGTACCCATCATGGATTGCATATTTTTCTTGAAATTCAAAGTACAGGAGCAGCCTTTTGTCTTTCGTGTTACTTTATTCTCAATTCCTTAAACCATACATTATTTAGACAGACGGACAGAAGAGAGAGGACTAGACAAACAATTGGTCATGGCCTTAATTTGGACATGTCCACTTTCAATACTTTGTTTTCATACGAGTATTATTACTGTAATCTCTACTAATAAGCAAGCGCCTTGTGCTTCCTGTCCTGCAGGAAGAAACGGCCACCACTCACCATGAAGGTGGTGCTAGGGTTGTTCCTGTGTGGTCTTTTTGGGTAACTGTTGACATCATTTCTTCTTTGGGTGATTTTAGTTTTGGCCAGTTGTAAACTCTACTCTGTGTTTCACTTACAAGCTTGTTGACACAATCACACAAATAATGCAGAATCGCAATAAACCAGAACTTGCTAGTGCTTGCCATGAAGCTGACGAACTCCACGACCATCGTCACAGCTCTCAGCAACCTCACTCCTCAGTCCACATTCATCGTCGCAATCTTGACCAGGTCACCGGATCGTCTGTCCATCACCTCCCAATCATTTTCAGTTCTTCACGCACCGATCTCAccatcatatatatatgtatatatgtatcttTGCAATACAGGCAGGAGATGGTGAAGCTTGGCAAGGCCAGTGGGCGAGCGAAGCTGGCGGGCACGCTGGTCGGCCTCGGCGGCGCGATGCTGGTCACCTTCTACAGGGGCCCCGAGATCGGGTTCATGCACCGCCTCGCGCTCACGGCCGGCGGGCTCAGAGACGCCCACGCccagcacggcggcggcggcggccatgctgGGACGACGACGACCGCCGCGCGGATCGTcggctcgttcctcgccatcACCAGCTGCTTCAGCTACGCCATCTGGCTGTCCATCCAGGCCAAAGTCGGGGAGGTGTTCCCGTGCCACTACTCCATCGCCGCGCTGGTGTGCCTCTCCGGCGCCGTCCAGTCGGCGCTGCTCGCGCTCTGCTTCCGCAGGGACTCGCCGCACTGGCGGCTCGGCCTCGACGTCAG
Protein-coding sequences here:
- the LOC8073024 gene encoding WAT1-related protein At1g68170: MGVVHRAKPAMAMVAVEFVFSALQIFIKLALDDGMDVRVLVAYRLMFATAFLCPLAFLLERKKRPPLTMKVVLGLFLCGLFGIAINQNLLVLAMKLTNSTTIVTALSNLTPQSTFIVAILTRQEMVKLGKASGRAKLAGTLVGLGGAMLVTFYRGPEIGFMHRLALTAGGLRDAHAQHGGGGGHAGTTTTAARIVGSFLAITSCFSYAIWLSIQAKVGEVFPCHYSIAALVCLSGAVQSALLALCFRRDSPHWRLGLDVRLYSSAYAGVVASGLAFPLMSWCLRKRGPLYVAMFGPLIIVFVAVLSSIFLDETLHLGMYAMPL